In Pleomorphomonas sp. T1.2MG-36, a single window of DNA contains:
- a CDS encoding ABC transporter substrate-binding protein, whose product MLLLMGVAPALSAEGGPDATISIGSLYEPQNLDNTAGAGQGINEAFNGNVYEALFRLNDDGSVSPSLVKDYKVSDDGLTYTFTLQPGVTFHSGDPLTSADVKWSIERVTSADSKSSRKNSLKPIASIETPDDATVVIKLSSRSISLPYNLSYVWVINDAAKDLQSTEDGTGPYALDGWQRGSQLAVKRFDKYWGPKPENGEVVFKYFTEATALNNALLTGAVDVITSVQSPDSLAQFKDNPDFTVAEGKSTTKLLLAYNDRVAPFDNVKVRKALARAVDDKKLLEAVWGEYGSLIGSFVPPTDPWYVDLTKVDAYDPEGAKALLAEAGYPDGFTFTIDTPNYDPHPLAAQFLQGELAKIGVKVNINVITANEWYTKIYKAHDFQATLQEHVNHRDIVFYGNPDFYWGYNNPKVVDLIKASEEAKTVDEQTEKLKEANIQIAEDAASNWLYLYPQIVVSKKSVSGYPLNGLNSQFFAYGIKKAD is encoded by the coding sequence ATGCTGCTCCTCATGGGCGTTGCGCCGGCGCTGTCCGCCGAGGGCGGGCCTGACGCCACCATCAGCATCGGCTCGCTCTACGAGCCGCAGAACCTCGACAACACGGCCGGCGCCGGCCAGGGCATCAACGAAGCCTTCAACGGCAACGTCTACGAAGCGCTGTTCCGCCTCAACGACGACGGTTCCGTGTCGCCCAGCCTCGTCAAGGACTACAAGGTGTCCGACGATGGCCTCACCTACACCTTCACGCTCCAGCCAGGCGTCACCTTCCATTCCGGCGATCCCCTGACGTCGGCCGACGTCAAGTGGTCGATCGAGCGCGTGACGTCGGCCGACAGCAAGAGCTCGCGCAAGAACTCTCTGAAGCCGATCGCCTCCATCGAGACGCCCGACGACGCGACCGTGGTGATCAAGCTTTCCTCGCGTTCGATCTCCCTGCCCTACAATCTCTCCTATGTCTGGGTGATCAACGACGCGGCCAAGGACCTGCAATCCACCGAGGACGGCACCGGGCCCTATGCGCTCGATGGCTGGCAGCGCGGTTCCCAGCTTGCCGTCAAGCGCTTCGACAAATACTGGGGCCCGAAGCCGGAAAACGGCGAGGTGGTCTTCAAGTACTTCACCGAAGCGACCGCCCTCAACAACGCCCTGCTGACCGGCGCCGTGGACGTCATAACGTCCGTGCAGAGCCCGGACTCGCTGGCCCAGTTCAAGGACAATCCGGACTTCACCGTGGCCGAGGGCAAGTCGACCACCAAGCTGCTGTTGGCCTACAACGACCGCGTCGCCCCATTCGACAACGTCAAGGTGCGCAAGGCGCTGGCCCGCGCCGTCGATGACAAGAAGCTGCTGGAAGCGGTATGGGGCGAGTACGGTTCCCTGATCGGCTCCTTCGTGCCGCCGACCGATCCTTGGTACGTCGATCTAACCAAGGTCGATGCCTACGATCCCGAAGGCGCCAAGGCGCTCCTCGCCGAGGCCGGCTACCCCGATGGCTTCACCTTCACCATCGATACGCCCAACTACGACCCGCATCCGCTCGCCGCGCAGTTCCTGCAGGGTGAGCTTGCCAAGATTGGCGTCAAGGTGAACATCAACGTTATCACCGCCAACGAGTGGTACACCAAGATCTACAAGGCGCACGATTTCCAGGCGACCTTGCAGGAGCATGTGAACCACCGGGACATCGTCTTCTACGGCAATCCGGACTTCTACTGGGGGTACAACAACCCCAAGGTCGTCGATCTGATCAAGGCGTCCGAAGAGGCCAAGACGGTCGACGAGCAGACCGAGAAGCTGAAGGAGGCCAACATCCAGATCGCCGAGGACGCGGCCAGCAACTGGCTCTACCTCTATCCGCAGATCGTGGTGTCCAAGAAGTCTGTCAGCGGCTATCCCCTCAACGGTCTCAACTCGCAGTTCTTCGCCTACGGCATCAAGAAGGCGGATTGA
- a CDS encoding ABC transporter permease, with product MLAYLVRRTAILLVSVLIAAAVLFLLLRLLPGDPANALVSVGADPEQIEAARRQVGSDLPIAAQFVRYIGQLGSFDLGASFVSGVPVLEEIGRRLTLTLPLTALAFSCAILLALPLGILAAVKRDRWYGNLISVISQFGVAVPVFWIGILLVTAFAVKLRLFPSSGFPTSGWRDPLAALHQLALPILTIALVMSASLIRYVRSATLDVIGSDYLRTARALGAGYGEALIRHGIRNGAVPVISILGIELASTLLGAVVVERVFSLPGLGSMLLSGIEQRDYPSVQGVLFISTLLVLLVGFAADLAQRLVDPRLRGPSGGRS from the coding sequence ATTCTCGCCTATCTCGTCCGTCGGACGGCGATCCTCCTCGTTTCGGTGCTGATCGCCGCCGCTGTCCTGTTCCTGCTGCTGCGCCTTTTGCCGGGAGACCCGGCCAATGCGCTCGTCTCCGTCGGGGCCGATCCCGAGCAGATCGAGGCCGCCCGTCGTCAGGTCGGATCCGACTTGCCGATCGCGGCGCAATTCGTCCGCTATATCGGTCAGCTCGGCAGCTTCGATCTCGGAGCCTCCTTCGTGTCCGGCGTGCCTGTCCTTGAGGAAATCGGCCGCCGCCTGACCCTGACGCTGCCGCTCACCGCCCTCGCCTTCAGCTGCGCCATACTTCTTGCCCTGCCGCTCGGCATTCTCGCTGCGGTCAAGCGCGACCGCTGGTACGGCAACCTCATCTCGGTGATCTCGCAGTTTGGCGTGGCCGTGCCGGTGTTCTGGATCGGCATCCTCCTGGTCACGGCGTTCGCCGTGAAGCTGCGCCTCTTTCCGTCGAGCGGCTTTCCCACATCAGGCTGGCGCGATCCGCTCGCGGCCCTGCACCAGCTTGCCCTGCCCATCCTCACCATTGCCCTGGTGATGTCGGCATCGCTCATCCGCTACGTTCGCTCGGCAACTCTCGACGTCATCGGCTCCGACTATCTTCGGACCGCCAGGGCGCTGGGTGCCGGCTACGGCGAAGCGCTGATCCGTCACGGCATTCGCAATGGCGCGGTGCCCGTCATCTCCATTCTCGGCATCGAACTCGCCTCGACGCTGCTCGGCGCAGTCGTGGTCGAGCGCGTCTTCTCGCTGCCCGGCCTCGGCTCCATGCTGCTCAGCGGCATCGAGCAGCGCGACTATCCGAGCGTTCAGGGCGTTCTGTTCATCTCGACGCTCCTGGTCCTTCTCGTCGGCTTCGCGGCCGATCTCGCGCAGCGTCTGGTCGATCCTCGCCTGCGCGGGCCAAGCGGAGGCCGGTCATGA
- a CDS encoding ATP-binding cassette domain-containing protein encodes MSLVDLTAVSFAYGRGRTVLDGVDLRIEAGRNLGIVGESGSGKTTLLRLLLGLARPSSGRIAFRDAALDPGDRSFMRGFRRAVQAVFQDPYSSLDPRQKIADIVAEPLRSLKIATDVDAAVAEALASVDLPLDAAGRYPHEFSGGQRQRIAIARAIVSQPELVLADEVVSALDLTTRIRIVELLKALSAKTTLVLVSHDIGFVALLCQDLVILEKGRIVEQGPARDILSAPKHPYTQRLLESTPRLPEFA; translated from the coding sequence ATGAGCCTCGTCGACCTTACCGCCGTATCCTTCGCCTATGGGCGCGGCCGCACCGTGCTCGACGGCGTCGACCTTCGCATAGAGGCCGGCCGAAACCTGGGCATCGTCGGCGAGAGCGGATCGGGCAAGACCACTCTCCTCCGCCTGCTGCTCGGCCTCGCCCGACCGTCCTCCGGCCGGATCGCCTTTCGCGACGCTGCGCTCGATCCCGGCGACCGCTCGTTCATGCGCGGCTTCCGGCGGGCCGTCCAGGCCGTGTTCCAGGATCCCTATTCGTCGCTCGACCCACGCCAGAAGATCGCCGACATCGTCGCCGAGCCCCTGCGGTCGTTGAAAATAGCCACCGATGTCGACGCTGCGGTCGCCGAGGCCCTGGCCTCCGTCGATCTGCCGCTCGACGCCGCCGGCCGTTATCCGCACGAGTTCTCCGGCGGTCAGCGTCAGCGCATCGCTATCGCTCGCGCCATCGTCTCGCAACCCGAGCTGGTGCTGGCCGACGAGGTGGTCAGTGCACTCGACCTGACGACGCGCATCCGCATCGTCGAGCTTCTGAAGGCCCTGTCGGCAAAGACGACCCTGGTGCTGGTCTCGCACGACATCGGCTTCGTGGCCCTCCTCTGTCAGGATCTCGTCATCCTGGAAAAGGGGCGCATCGTCGAGCAGGGGCCGGCCCGCGACATCCTGTCGGCGCCAAAGCATCCCTACACGCAGCGCCTACTCGAAAGCACCCCGCGCCTGCCTGAGTTCGCTTGA
- a CDS encoding sensor histidine kinase translates to MAEKTESIIPKRRRFRLAAILPLAGALAIAAVVAFVAYRVVFELSLSATRASAGHRLDLYAASFEREIGKYASYPYVMALDGTILALLDNPKDSTQRYRVDSYLEALNDRIGTLDVFLLDKTGRVIASSNWNKWDSFVGRDLSYRPYYQNAGVGRVSRFYGIGTTNLQPGYFLATAIVRGNNTLGIGVVKVSLEQLERSWASAESPAILSDEHGVVVLSSVPAWKYGTLVALDEKARKEIAEAQQYNDRSLAPIGLSTLRDLDSGTRIVRLPGVTGSDSGFSTEGLFLAESRAMPETPWTLTVFTNLSEMDDLARLWAALAGLGSLLCLGLLAVYRQRRRHLREILAARAALQQAHDHLESEVADRTAALSATNERLLREVEERERAERTLRDAQSGLVQASKLASLGQLSAGIAHELNQPLAALVTLSGNAVKFLERGEFGTVRSNLERVRPLVERMGHLTGELKTFARKSSGEPQLIGLRKLVDDVLFLLNHRLTRGGVAVTIDIEGGDIDLWCDANRFEQVLLNLIGNAVDAMEGEEDQRIVLSARREGDFARIDIRDSGPGLPPERLTHMFEPFFTTKAPGVGLGLGLTISAGIIRDFGGELVASNAEGRGAVFSMTVPAGAREAT, encoded by the coding sequence TTGGCCGAGAAGACCGAGAGCATCATACCGAAACGCCGCCGGTTCCGCCTCGCGGCGATCTTGCCGTTGGCAGGTGCCCTTGCCATTGCGGCCGTCGTCGCTTTCGTCGCCTACCGTGTCGTCTTCGAACTGTCGCTTTCGGCGACCCGCGCCAGTGCCGGCCACCGGCTCGATCTCTATGCGGCGAGTTTCGAGCGCGAGATCGGCAAGTATGCGAGCTATCCGTATGTGATGGCGCTCGACGGCACAATCCTCGCGCTGCTCGACAACCCCAAGGACTCGACGCAGCGTTATCGCGTCGACAGCTATCTCGAGGCGCTCAACGACCGCATCGGCACGCTCGACGTGTTTCTGCTCGACAAGACCGGCCGGGTGATCGCATCGAGCAACTGGAACAAGTGGGACAGCTTCGTCGGCCGCGATCTCTCCTACCGCCCCTACTATCAGAATGCCGGCGTCGGTCGGGTGTCGCGCTTTTACGGCATCGGCACCACCAACCTTCAGCCTGGCTATTTTCTGGCGACGGCCATTGTTCGGGGCAACAACACACTTGGCATCGGCGTGGTGAAGGTCAGCCTTGAACAGCTCGAACGCTCCTGGGCGTCGGCGGAGTCGCCGGCCATCCTCAGCGACGAGCACGGCGTCGTCGTGCTCTCCTCGGTGCCGGCCTGGAAATATGGCACCTTGGTGGCGCTCGACGAGAAGGCCCGCAAGGAGATCGCGGAGGCCCAGCAGTACAACGACCGATCGCTCGCGCCGATCGGCCTCTCCACCTTGCGCGATCTCGACAGCGGCACGCGCATCGTGCGTCTGCCGGGCGTCACCGGTTCGGACAGCGGCTTCTCGACGGAGGGCCTTTTTCTCGCCGAGAGCCGTGCGATGCCCGAGACGCCCTGGACCCTGACGGTCTTCACCAATCTCTCGGAAATGGACGATCTCGCACGACTTTGGGCGGCGCTGGCCGGTCTTGGCAGTCTGCTGTGCCTTGGTCTTCTGGCGGTCTACCGCCAGCGCCGCCGGCATCTTCGCGAGATCCTGGCAGCGCGCGCCGCGTTGCAACAGGCCCACGACCATCTTGAGAGCGAGGTGGCGGATAGGACGGCGGCGCTGTCGGCCACCAACGAGCGTTTGCTGCGCGAGGTGGAGGAGCGCGAACGTGCCGAGCGTACTTTGCGCGACGCCCAATCCGGCCTCGTGCAGGCCAGCAAGCTCGCAAGCCTTGGCCAGCTTTCGGCCGGGATCGCCCACGAACTCAACCAGCCGCTCGCAGCGCTGGTGACGCTATCCGGCAATGCCGTGAAATTCCTGGAGCGTGGCGAGTTCGGCACCGTGCGCAGCAATCTCGAACGTGTCCGTCCGCTTGTCGAGCGCATGGGACACCTGACCGGAGAGCTCAAGACGTTTGCCCGCAAGTCGTCGGGCGAACCGCAGCTCATCGGGCTGCGCAAGCTCGTTGACGACGTGCTGTTCCTGCTCAACCATCGCCTGACGCGTGGGGGCGTGGCGGTGACAATCGACATCGAAGGCGGCGATATCGACCTCTGGTGCGACGCCAACCGCTTCGAGCAGGTGCTGCTCAACCTCATCGGCAATGCGGTCGATGCCATGGAAGGCGAAGAGGATCAGCGGATCGTTCTCTCGGCCCGGCGCGAGGGCGATTTTGCTCGGATCGATATCCGCGACAGTGGACCGGGCCTGCCACCGGAACGGCTCACCCATATGTTCGAGCCTTTTTTCACCACCAAGGCGCCTGGCGTCGGTCTCGGCCTGGGTCTGACGATCTCGGCCGGCATCATTCGCGACTTCGGCGGCGAGCTCGTCGCCTCCAACGCGGAGGGGCGGGGCGCCGTGTTCTCGATGACAGTTCCGGCGGGCGCCAGGGAGGCGACATGA
- a CDS encoding ABC transporter permease — translation MRVTPTFLIGATLVGLHVVVGLLTLVWTPYDPTAMTGGRLAPPSLAHWAGTDRLGRDLFTEIMVGARIALAVGTGAVAIAAAIGVTVGLLAAFASRAVDDVLAATLDILIAFPTLLLAMLIVAASDGASLGTAILAIGIASSSIVARLTRILARRVLAMDYITAARVSGTGWLGIVRIHVLPNIWPTLIVNFALQFGLAVIAEASLSYLGLGAPPPNASWGRLLQEAQATVYTAPFGAIAPGLALVSLVIGLNLFADGLRDVADPTRRRR, via the coding sequence ATGCGGGTCACGCCGACGTTCCTGATCGGCGCGACATTGGTCGGCCTTCATGTCGTCGTCGGACTGCTGACGCTCGTCTGGACGCCGTACGATCCGACGGCGATGACGGGTGGCCGCCTCGCCCCGCCATCTCTTGCCCACTGGGCCGGTACCGACCGGCTCGGCCGCGATCTCTTCACGGAAATCATGGTTGGCGCCCGCATCGCTCTCGCCGTTGGAACCGGTGCCGTGGCGATCGCCGCGGCCATTGGCGTCACGGTCGGACTTCTGGCGGCTTTCGCATCCCGAGCCGTAGATGACGTGCTGGCCGCGACGCTCGATATCCTGATCGCCTTTCCGACGCTGCTGCTCGCCATGCTGATCGTGGCGGCAAGCGACGGCGCGAGCCTCGGCACCGCCATCCTCGCCATCGGCATCGCCTCTTCGTCCATCGTCGCCCGCCTCACCCGCATTCTGGCGCGGCGCGTTCTCGCCATGGACTACATCACGGCGGCCCGCGTGTCGGGAACCGGCTGGCTCGGCATCGTTCGCATCCACGTGCTGCCCAACATCTGGCCGACGCTGATCGTCAACTTTGCCCTGCAGTTCGGATTGGCTGTCATTGCCGAGGCGTCCCTGTCCTATCTCGGGCTTGGCGCTCCGCCGCCCAATGCGTCATGGGGACGGCTTCTGCAGGAGGCGCAGGCGACGGTCTACACCGCCCCCTTCGGCGCCATCGCACCCGGCCTGGCTCTGGTCTCTCTAGTGATCGGCCTCAACCTTTTTGCCGACGGTCTCCGCGACGTCGCCGATCCGACGCGGCGGAGGCGCTGA
- a CDS encoding ATP-binding cassette domain-containing protein: MDDLLSIESLSIRHAGRSLVSGVSLSVAAGERVGLIGESGSGKSLTALAAIGLLPEGMTASGSVRLAGRQVIGATDREVVGLRGTAVATIFQEPLTALDPLMRIGGQIAEVVRRRARHDGRSLSRADVFTEVTGLMARVALPDPARLARAYPHEMSGGQRQRAAIAMALACRPHLLIADEPTTALDVTTQAEVLKLLERLVREENMGLLFISHDLPVVGTAVDRVLVLRAGELVEEGPVAEVFRRPSHPYTVGLVEAARAFDQAIGAAL, from the coding sequence ATGGACGACCTCCTCTCAATCGAAAGTCTCTCGATCCGTCATGCCGGTCGCTCTCTGGTCTCCGGCGTGTCGCTATCCGTCGCCGCCGGAGAGCGCGTCGGGTTGATTGGCGAAAGCGGGTCCGGCAAGTCGCTGACGGCACTCGCGGCCATCGGGCTCCTTCCCGAGGGAATGACCGCTTCGGGGTCGGTAAGACTCGCTGGCCGTCAGGTGATCGGCGCCACCGACCGTGAGGTCGTCGGCCTGCGCGGCACGGCCGTCGCCACCATATTCCAGGAACCGCTGACCGCTCTCGATCCGCTGATGCGGATCGGCGGTCAGATTGCCGAAGTCGTGCGTCGACGTGCCCGCCACGACGGGCGTTCCCTCTCGCGAGCCGACGTCTTTACCGAGGTAACGGGGCTGATGGCTCGCGTCGCCCTGCCCGATCCCGCTCGTCTTGCGCGCGCCTATCCGCACGAGATGTCCGGCGGTCAGCGCCAGAGGGCGGCCATCGCCATGGCACTGGCCTGTCGGCCGCACCTGCTCATCGCCGACGAGCCGACCACCGCACTCGATGTCACGACACAGGCCGAAGTGCTGAAGCTATTGGAAAGGCTGGTGCGCGAGGAGAACATGGGGCTCCTGTTCATCAGCCACGACCTGCCGGTAGTGGGCACCGCCGTCGATCGCGTGCTGGTTCTGCGAGCCGGCGAACTGGTCGAGGAAGGGCCTGTCGCCGAGGTGTTCCGTCGGCCGAGCCACCCCTACACCGTCGGTCTCGTCGAGGCGGCGCGCGCCTTCGACCAAGCCATAGGAGCGGCGCTATGA
- a CDS encoding sigma-54-dependent transcriptional regulator: MTKATIDDLRVLIVEDDPDVLLGCEQALQLEGVPTIGTGSVEEALRRIAEARPGVIVSDVRLPGRDGLSLLKDMQAADVDLPVILITGHGDVSLAVQAMRAGAYDFIEKPFSPEHLVDVVRRAREKRALALEVRRLRHKLTDGGRLEWRIIGRSPAMVKLRRVIADIASTNASVLISGDTGTGKELVARCLHDESPRRKGHFVAINCGGLPEHLVESELFGHEAGAFTGATKRRIGKIEHASGGTLFLDEVETTPASVQIKLLRVLQERTLERLGSNTSVPVDCRIVAAVKGDLGKMSAEGRFRSDLYYRLAVASLALPALRDRREDIPLLFAHFAEQASVVHGRPVPALDDARLRTLMAYDWPGNVRELRNVADRCVLGIEAGFPPFAEAPAVEPLSLTEAVAAFERAMIVDALGRSGGSLGPTAQALRVPKSTLYDKMTRLGLVDGDRDAQ, translated from the coding sequence ATGACGAAGGCTACGATCGACGACCTGCGGGTTCTGATTGTCGAGGATGACCCGGACGTGCTGCTCGGCTGCGAGCAGGCTCTTCAGCTGGAGGGAGTGCCGACCATCGGCACGGGGTCGGTCGAGGAGGCGTTGCGGCGGATTGCCGAGGCGCGACCGGGCGTCATCGTCTCGGACGTGCGTCTGCCCGGCCGCGATGGCCTGTCGCTCCTCAAGGACATGCAGGCGGCCGACGTCGACTTGCCCGTCATTCTGATCACCGGCCACGGGGATGTCTCGCTCGCCGTTCAGGCGATGCGCGCGGGCGCCTATGATTTCATAGAGAAGCCCTTTTCTCCCGAGCATCTGGTCGACGTGGTCCGCCGGGCGCGCGAGAAACGGGCGCTGGCGCTCGAAGTTCGCCGCCTCCGCCACAAGCTCACCGATGGCGGTCGCCTCGAGTGGCGCATCATCGGCCGCTCTCCCGCCATGGTGAAGCTTCGCCGGGTCATCGCCGATATCGCCAGCACCAACGCGTCGGTGCTGATCAGCGGCGACACCGGCACCGGCAAGGAGTTGGTCGCCCGCTGTCTGCATGACGAGAGCCCCCGCCGCAAGGGCCACTTCGTGGCGATCAATTGCGGCGGCTTGCCAGAGCATCTCGTCGAAAGCGAGCTGTTCGGCCACGAGGCCGGCGCCTTCACCGGCGCGACGAAGCGCCGCATCGGCAAGATCGAGCATGCCAGTGGCGGCACGCTGTTTCTCGACGAGGTCGAGACCACGCCGGCCAGCGTTCAGATCAAGCTCCTGCGCGTCTTGCAGGAGCGGACGCTGGAACGGCTTGGCTCCAATACCTCCGTTCCCGTCGACTGCCGCATCGTCGCGGCCGTCAAGGGCGACCTTGGCAAGATGTCGGCCGAAGGGCGCTTCCGGTCCGACCTCTACTACCGGCTCGCCGTCGCGTCGCTGGCGCTGCCGGCCCTCCGGGATCGGCGCGAGGACATCCCGCTGCTGTTCGCCCATTTCGCCGAACAGGCCTCTGTCGTGCACGGCCGGCCGGTACCGGCGCTCGACGACGCCCGCCTGCGCACGCTGATGGCCTACGACTGGCCCGGCAATGTTCGCGAGTTGCGCAATGTGGCCGACCGCTGCGTCCTCGGTATCGAGGCGGGCTTCCCGCCGTTTGCCGAGGCGCCCGCCGTGGAACCATTGTCGCTGACCGAGGCAGTGGCGGCGTTCGAACGGGCGATGATCGTCGATGCGCTTGGTCGCAGTGGCGGCAGCCTCGGGCCGACCGCCCAGGCTCTGCGAGTTCCGAAATCGACCCTCTACGACAAGATGACGCGCCTCGGTCTCGTCGACGGCGACCGGGACGCGCAGTAA